From one Streptomyces sp. SCSIO 30461 genomic stretch:
- a CDS encoding glycosyltransferase, which produces MKSRSERRPRVLYLAFYFPPSRASGVYRARATANHLVEKGWDVTVCAAPLDFLYNVIGSVDEGLSETVDPRIRVERPSLNLYTWQQDLREFSWLRRSFPLAARRLYQFSQTKLFPERYSSWAWASVVRALKLHTKKRFDVVVATGNPFASFGAAWLFNRLTGVPFVMDYRDSWTLDLFHDEPAFPDGHIAWDWERRMLNKASASVFVNEALRGWHAERYPEVADRMMVVPNGWDADVLPKAPDAPDPEDVASAEPDTVPPTVQRPLRFAYLGTLTAKQPVEEMAEAFKIARRHPDLADAELRIHGHLGFFKNSPGALKARLGLQDGPRPEGVEDTGLRYCGPVSKTEVGQVYENADVLVFLAGGGKYVTSGKIFEYMAFGHPIVSVHAPGIAAQDVLDGYPLWFNADSLDADALAASMVEAGKAARDLSPEQREAARRHADTYTREAVLIPFEERLREIVD; this is translated from the coding sequence ATGAAAAGCCGTAGCGAACGGCGCCCCCGTGTGCTCTATCTGGCGTTCTACTTCCCGCCGTCACGAGCGAGCGGTGTGTACCGCGCCCGGGCGACCGCCAACCACCTGGTCGAGAAGGGCTGGGACGTCACCGTGTGTGCCGCCCCGCTCGACTTCCTCTACAACGTCATCGGCTCGGTGGACGAGGGTCTCTCGGAGACGGTCGACCCGCGTATCCGCGTCGAGCGCCCTTCGCTCAACCTGTACACCTGGCAGCAGGACCTGCGGGAGTTCAGCTGGCTCCGGCGCAGCTTCCCGCTGGCGGCCAGACGGCTGTACCAGTTCAGCCAGACGAAGCTCTTCCCCGAGCGGTACTCGTCCTGGGCGTGGGCTTCGGTCGTACGTGCCCTGAAGCTGCACACCAAGAAGCGCTTCGACGTCGTCGTGGCCACCGGCAACCCGTTCGCGTCCTTCGGCGCAGCCTGGCTCTTCAACCGGCTCACGGGTGTTCCGTTCGTGATGGACTACCGCGACTCCTGGACGCTCGACCTGTTCCACGACGAGCCCGCCTTCCCGGACGGCCATATCGCCTGGGACTGGGAGCGGCGGATGCTGAACAAGGCATCGGCATCCGTGTTCGTCAACGAGGCCCTGCGCGGCTGGCACGCCGAGCGCTATCCCGAGGTCGCCGACCGCATGATGGTGGTGCCCAACGGCTGGGACGCCGATGTACTGCCGAAGGCCCCGGACGCCCCGGATCCCGAGGACGTGGCCAGTGCCGAGCCCGACACGGTGCCGCCCACCGTGCAGCGCCCGCTGCGGTTCGCCTACCTCGGCACACTGACGGCCAAGCAGCCGGTCGAGGAGATGGCCGAGGCATTCAAGATCGCACGGCGCCATCCGGACCTGGCCGATGCCGAGCTCCGGATCCATGGGCATCTGGGCTTCTTCAAGAACAGCCCCGGCGCGCTGAAGGCCCGGCTCGGCCTTCAGGACGGACCGCGCCCGGAGGGTGTCGAGGACACCGGGCTCCGCTACTGCGGTCCGGTCTCCAAGACCGAGGTCGGTCAGGTGTACGAGAACGCCGATGTGCTCGTGTTCCTCGCGGGCGGTGGCAAGTACGTCACCTCAGGCAAGATCTTCGAGTACATGGCCTTCGGGCACCCCATCGTCTCCGTACACGCCCCGGGGATCGCGGCCCAGGACGTGCTGGACGGTTATCCGCTCTGGTTCAACGCCGACAGCCTGGATGCGGACGCGCTGGCCGCGTCCATGGTGGAGGCCGGCAAGGCGGCTCGTGATCTGAGCCCGGAGCAGCGTGAGGCCGCCCGCCGGCACGCCGACACCTATACGCGCGAAGCGGTGCTGATCCCGTTCGAGGAACGGCTCCGCGAGATCGTCGACTGA
- the rpmA gene encoding 50S ribosomal protein L27, translating to MAHKKGASSTRNGRDSNAQRLGVKRFGGQVVNAGEILVRQRGTHFHPGSGVGRGGDDTLFALQAGAVEFGTFRGRKVVNIVPVA from the coding sequence ATGGCACACAAGAAGGGCGCATCGTCCACTCGGAACGGTCGCGATTCCAACGCTCAGCGGCTCGGCGTGAAGCGCTTCGGCGGTCAGGTCGTCAACGCCGGTGAGATCCTGGTCCGCCAGCGTGGCACCCACTTCCACCCCGGCTCGGGCGTCGGCCGTGGCGGCGACGACACGCTGTTCGCGCTGCAGGCCGGTGCGGTCGAGTTCGGCACGTTCCGTGGCCGCAAGGTCGTGAACATCGTTCCGGTCGCCTGA
- the rplU gene encoding 50S ribosomal protein L21 has translation MYAIVRSGGRQHKVAVGDIVEVDKISTAKVGDTVELSTLLVVDGEAVTSDPWVLAGIKVTAEVVDHHKGAKIDILRYKNKTGYRRRQGHRQQYTAIKVTAIPTAAK, from the coding sequence GTGTACGCCATCGTGCGCAGCGGTGGTCGCCAGCACAAGGTTGCTGTCGGCGACATCGTTGAGGTTGACAAGATTTCCACTGCCAAGGTTGGCGACACGGTCGAGCTCTCGACCCTGCTCGTTGTCGACGGCGAGGCCGTGACCAGCGACCCGTGGGTGCTGGCCGGGATCAAGGTCACGGCCGAGGTCGTGGACCACCACAAGGGCGCGAAGATCGACATCCTTCGCTACAAGAACAAGACCGGCTACCGCCGTCGTCAGGGCCACCGCCAGCAGTACACGGCGATCAAGGTCACGGCGATCCCCACGGCTGCGAAGTAA
- a CDS encoding polyprenol monophosphomannose synthase, whose amino-acid sequence MSDDGRRNPGAMGDAMGPVLVIIPTYDEADSLEMIVSRVRSSVAEAHILVVDDNSPDGTGKIADELASTDTHAHVLHREGKEGLGTAYLAGFRWGIEHGYEVLVEMDADGSHQPEELPRLLGALPGADLVLGSRWVPGGSVVNWPASRKFLSRGGSLYSRLLLGVPIRDVTGGYRAFRRETLLGLGLDAVASQGYCFQVDLAWRSVTSGFRVTEVPITFVERERGDSKMSRAIVAEALWRVTAWGISSRLKRLAGVRR is encoded by the coding sequence GTGAGCGACGACGGCCGGCGGAATCCGGGCGCCATGGGCGATGCCATGGGTCCGGTACTGGTGATCATTCCGACGTACGACGAGGCCGACAGCCTTGAGATGATCGTCTCGCGCGTGCGCTCGTCGGTGGCCGAGGCGCACATCCTCGTCGTCGACGACAACAGCCCCGACGGCACGGGCAAGATCGCTGATGAGCTCGCCTCCACCGACACCCATGCCCATGTACTGCACCGCGAGGGCAAGGAAGGGCTGGGCACGGCATATCTCGCCGGCTTCCGCTGGGGTATCGAGCACGGCTACGAGGTCCTGGTCGAGATGGACGCGGACGGCTCCCACCAGCCCGAGGAACTGCCCCGGCTGCTGGGCGCGCTGCCCGGCGCGGACCTCGTGCTGGGCTCCCGGTGGGTGCCCGGCGGCAGCGTGGTCAACTGGCCCGCGTCGCGCAAGTTCCTCTCGCGCGGCGGCAGCCTCTACTCACGACTGCTGCTGGGCGTGCCGATCAGGGACGTCACCGGCGGCTACCGGGCCTTCCGTCGCGAGACCCTGCTGGGGCTGGGACTGGACGCGGTGGCGTCCCAGGGCTACTGCTTCCAGGTCGACCTGGCCTGGCGATCCGTCACATCGGGTTTCCGGGTCACCGAAGTCCCCATCACCTTCGTGGAACGCGAGCGCGGCGACAGCAAGATGAGTCGCGCGATCGTCGCGGAAGCCCTCTGGCGGGTCACTGCATGGGGGATCAGCAGCCGCCTCAAGCGCCTCGCGGGCGTGCGCCGCTGA
- a CDS encoding bifunctional cytidylyltransferase/SDR family oxidoreductase, with amino-acid sequence MSVPYEAKTRTTAVVLAGGTGQRVGLAIPKQLLKIAGKAVIEHTLTIFEQAESIDDVIVLMAPGFVPDVEKIIAKAGLTKVRKVIEGGATRNETTERAIAALGEGLADGEDANVLFHDAVRPLLSQRVIADCVQALDRYQAVDVAIPSADTIIVTRTHGEDGEFITDVPDRSRLRRGQTPQAFKLSTIRRAYEIAAGDPNFQATDDCSVVLKYLPDVPIYVVAGDEYNMKVTQPVDVFIADKLFQLASTAAPRQAGEAAYRELLQGKTLVVFGGSYGIGADIAALAEQYGANVYALGRSTTGTHVENPEHVDDALSRAYAESGRVDYVINTAGVLRIGRLAETDNATIQEALNVNYLAPVQIARASYKYLVETKGQLLLYTSSSYTRGRAEYSLYSSTKAAMVNLTQALADEWATDGIRVNCVNPERTATPMRTKAFGQEPEGSLLSSEAVARTSLDVLLSEMTGHVIDVRQQDPTREASEASGFEQALASVLDRQEDV; translated from the coding sequence GTGTCCGTGCCGTATGAAGCCAAGACCCGCACCACAGCTGTCGTGCTGGCCGGGGGTACCGGTCAGCGGGTGGGCCTCGCGATCCCCAAGCAGCTGCTGAAGATCGCGGGCAAGGCCGTCATCGAGCACACCCTCACGATCTTCGAGCAGGCCGAGTCCATCGATGATGTGATCGTGCTGATGGCGCCGGGTTTTGTGCCTGATGTCGAGAAGATCATCGCCAAGGCGGGTCTCACCAAGGTCAGGAAGGTCATCGAGGGCGGGGCCACCCGCAACGAGACGACCGAGCGGGCGATCGCCGCGCTGGGCGAGGGTCTCGCCGACGGCGAGGACGCCAATGTCCTCTTCCATGACGCGGTGCGTCCGCTTCTGTCGCAGCGAGTGATCGCGGACTGCGTTCAGGCTCTCGACCGCTACCAGGCCGTGGACGTCGCCATCCCCTCGGCGGACACGATCATCGTGACCCGCACCCACGGTGAGGACGGCGAGTTCATCACCGACGTCCCGGACCGGTCCCGGCTGCGTCGCGGTCAGACTCCGCAGGCGTTCAAGCTCTCCACGATCCGCAGGGCCTACGAGATCGCCGCGGGCGACCCCAACTTCCAGGCGACGGACGACTGCAGCGTGGTGCTCAAGTACCTGCCCGACGTGCCGATCTACGTCGTCGCGGGTGACGAGTACAACATGAAGGTGACCCAGCCGGTCGACGTCTTCATCGCGGACAAGCTCTTCCAACTGGCCTCGACCGCCGCCCCGCGCCAAGCCGGCGAGGCCGCGTACCGGGAGCTGCTGCAGGGCAAGACCCTGGTCGTCTTCGGTGGCTCGTACGGCATCGGCGCCGACATCGCGGCGCTCGCCGAGCAGTACGGCGCCAACGTCTACGCCCTCGGCCGCTCCACCACCGGCACGCATGTGGAGAACCCGGAGCATGTGGACGACGCGCTGTCCCGCGCCTATGCCGAGAGCGGCCGGGTCGACTACGTCATCAACACCGCGGGTGTCCTGCGCATCGGAAGGCTCGCCGAGACCGACAACGCGACTATCCAGGAAGCGTTGAACGTCAATTACCTGGCACCTGTCCAGATTGCGCGTGCATCCTACAAGTATCTTGTCGAGACCAAGGGGCAGCTGCTCCTCTACACCTCTTCCAGCTACACCCGTGGCCGCGCTGAGTACAGCCTTTACTCGTCGACGAAGGCTGCCATGGTGAATCTGACCCAGGCGCTCGCCGACGAATGGGCGACCGATGGAATCCGTGTGAATTGCGTCAATCCGGAACGCACTGCGACGCCCATGCGCACCAAGGCGTTCGGTCAGGAGCCGGAGGGATCGCTGCTGTCCTCCGAGGCCGTGGCCCGGACCTCGCTGGACGTGCTGCTGTCCGAAATGACCGGGCACGTCATCGACGTGCGGCAGCAGGACCCGACCCGTGAGGCCAGTGAGGCCAGCGGGTTCGAGCAGGCCCTGGCGTCCGTGCTCGACCGACAGGAAGATGTGTAA
- a CDS encoding glycosyltransferase family 4 protein — MNSQVLYLALGSYRVRAAVEHVRQLASSGSRVDLVVIDAPEWSAADGLAELDGVEILKLRADKHGSAWGAAKKLLADRSGPFTRAGLLIAGDAQALPVAWAAQRRRPDLELRLESYDTAGRAAAAADVAMVTPWYPSPNNPYAGSFVAASASAVSGRVGRIQVIHTEDWSGRADPALNDAIKVTVNRLQERRELVPVLDTPEGELLRVPVPLINRKNYAPWVTAQETALRKALPKGRIEAPVVHAHTGIYGGVLATRLAASDARVVVTEHSSFLAKVFEQAAARRLYAEVLERADVFLCVSEKLLGQIAQEFPEHAHKLRVVPNVVGFERFSAGPRRDPRMLRWLYVGRLTKPKGVHLVLESFAQVAQREPDATLTMVGHGGLEQELTERAAELGVADRFRLLPPVDPAEVNELMHQHDLLVHASKGETFGMTVVEAVASGLPVLVTRSGGPEESLAGIESAAGALMDVSDDPRVITDAYWRLREEADALDLAGARKVLEERYGADAVAEQLIAAYEGRDLPAPQADAESTAVATGSAEPVKSVEPQQSVAPDDSAGSPGAAHRTEPVGRAIVLALTPAKPRRIVDFANHLVEQGVEVTLVTARATAQWKRLDLSPEIPVLSIETAEKKLLIPRGERFLVYRAPRAVLRRARRLAAKKRDAIGPELAVAKVQRVHTRYANAFHKKVFNRGYMEVRPRVLAKLTRRHAQPELDLAHIDHVFVSDINSTVTGWKWAKAHPHLKVTTHLDRDTYAVD; from the coding sequence ATGAACAGCCAGGTGCTCTATCTCGCGCTCGGTTCATACCGGGTGCGAGCGGCAGTCGAGCATGTGAGACAACTGGCGTCCTCGGGGTCCAGGGTCGATCTCGTCGTCATCGACGCTCCTGAGTGGTCGGCCGCCGACGGCCTCGCGGAGCTGGACGGCGTGGAGATCCTCAAGCTGCGGGCCGACAAGCACGGTTCCGCATGGGGTGCGGCCAAGAAGCTGCTCGCCGACAGGTCCGGCCCGTTCACCCGGGCCGGACTGCTGATCGCGGGTGACGCGCAGGCACTGCCGGTGGCCTGGGCTGCCCAGCGCCGCAGGCCCGATCTGGAGCTGCGGCTCGAGTCCTACGACACCGCGGGCCGCGCCGCCGCCGCAGCTGACGTGGCCATGGTGACACCCTGGTATCCCTCGCCCAACAATCCGTATGCCGGGTCGTTCGTGGCGGCCTCCGCCTCGGCTGTGTCCGGGCGCGTCGGCCGGATCCAGGTCATCCACACCGAGGACTGGTCCGGCCGCGCGGACCCCGCGCTGAACGACGCCATCAAGGTCACCGTGAACCGGCTCCAGGAGCGCCGGGAACTGGTTCCCGTGCTGGACACCCCCGAGGGGGAGCTGCTCCGGGTGCCGGTGCCGCTCATAAACCGGAAGAACTACGCGCCGTGGGTCACCGCGCAGGAGACCGCCCTGCGCAAGGCGCTGCCCAAGGGCCGGATCGAGGCCCCCGTCGTGCACGCGCACACCGGAATCTACGGTGGTGTGCTGGCCACTCGGCTCGCGGCGTCCGACGCCCGTGTCGTCGTCACGGAGCACTCCTCGTTCCTGGCCAAGGTCTTCGAGCAGGCCGCGGCCCGTCGGCTCTACGCCGAGGTGCTGGAACGCGCCGACGTGTTCCTGTGCGTCAGCGAGAAGCTGCTCGGCCAGATCGCGCAGGAATTCCCCGAGCACGCGCACAAGCTGCGGGTCGTACCCAACGTGGTCGGTTTCGAGCGGTTCTCCGCCGGTCCACGCCGCGACCCCCGGATGCTGCGCTGGCTGTACGTGGGCAGACTGACCAAGCCGAAGGGCGTCCACCTCGTCCTGGAGTCCTTCGCGCAGGTGGCCCAGCGTGAGCCCGACGCCACGCTCACCATGGTCGGCCACGGCGGTCTGGAGCAGGAACTCACCGAGCGCGCAGCCGAGCTGGGTGTCGCCGACAGGTTCCGTCTGCTGCCGCCGGTGGACCCGGCCGAGGTCAACGAGCTGATGCACCAGCACGACCTGCTGGTGCACGCCAGCAAGGGCGAGACGTTCGGCATGACGGTGGTGGAGGCGGTCGCCTCGGGTCTTCCGGTACTGGTGACCCGCAGTGGCGGCCCGGAGGAGAGCCTGGCGGGCATCGAGTCCGCGGCCGGTGCGCTCATGGACGTCAGCGACGATCCCCGAGTCATCACCGATGCCTACTGGCGGCTTCGTGAGGAAGCCGACGCGCTCGACCTGGCAGGGGCGCGCAAGGTGCTTGAGGAGCGCTACGGCGCGGACGCCGTGGCCGAGCAGCTCATCGCCGCGTACGAAGGCCGGGACCTGCCCGCGCCCCAGGCCGATGCCGAGAGCACAGCCGTGGCGACCGGTTCCGCAGAGCCCGTGAAGTCCGTGGAGCCCCAGCAGTCCGTGGCACCCGATGACAGCGCCGGCTCCCCCGGAGCCGCCCATCGGACCGAACCGGTCGGCCGTGCGATCGTGCTTGCCCTCACACCGGCGAAGCCGCGCCGCATCGTCGACTTCGCCAACCACCTGGTCGAGCAGGGCGTAGAGGTCACACTGGTCACAGCGCGTGCCACGGCCCAGTGGAAGCGACTCGACCTGAGCCCCGAGATCCCGGTGCTGAGCATCGAGACAGCCGAGAAGAAGCTGCTCATCCCCCGGGGCGAGCGGTTCCTGGTCTACCGCGCTCCGCGCGCGGTACTGCGCAGGGCACGGCGGCTCGCCGCGAAGAAGCGCGACGCGATCGGTCCCGAGCTGGCGGTGGCGAAGGTGCAGCGCGTCCACACCCGGTACGCCAACGCCTTCCACAAGAAGGTCTTCAACCGGGGCTACATGGAGGTCCGCCCGCGCGTGCTGGCCAAGCTGACCCGGCGCCACGCCCAGCCCGAGCTGGACCTCGCACACATCGACCACGTCTTCGTGAGCGACATCAACTCCACGGTGACCGGCTGGAAGTGGGCCAAGGCCCACCCTCATCTGAAGGTGACCACGCACCTGGACCGCGACACATACGCCGTCGACTGA
- a CDS encoding glycosyltransferase family 4 protein — translation MKVSFLIHTIYGIGGTIRTTLNLAEELAGRHEVEIVSVFRHRDEPLFAIDPRISVVPLIDTRSKSPTNEKKHPLALQPAEHFPLHEARFKEYSKLSDERVRDHYATSDADVVVGTRPGLVAYASRFAPERAVLIGQEHMTHNHHKAELRAEMREHLAALDAFVTVSEGDAAVWRERMPLPDTRILAIPNSVPEPPVPPSDGTGRTIVAAGRLAGEKQYDVLIEAFGKVVAERPDWELRIYGWGNQGDKLRRLADRLGLYNCVHFMGPHSPIEPEWAKGAIAASTSRHESFGMTLVEAMRCGLPVVSTDCDYGPREILQDGTDGLLVPVGDVEAVAKALVLLIDDEELRRSMGAAAMRNARRFSPERVAERYEELFAELRVRADERTGARARVGTRVGTGDATRAGADDTSAPAAVTGARAVPAVPERGAFGAEKAPRTPVVDCTAGADGTLRFSTAPGSPEVSRLLCVNAAGEERVYPFADDGTATVGAAGEEEFAEGVWECFAELPHTAGPVRLRARALDLRAAMRAGERVGPVRHLLPYAGRNDKLLGFRAWLRPAHAEVDTVTVVGGAITLDGHMAGVAASEGAAGEPRLLLRRRGEPAELVFPGRSRGSGHFRFRFPLDDLVARLYEANEVWDLYVRYTPGSDPVKLAKVLDDVVAKAGVFTYPVSRLPKAGSSGLFARNVARAMRWMRRTSPKPVTVRVYYVAANDLAINVVDGQL, via the coding sequence ATGAAGGTCTCCTTCCTCATCCATACGATCTACGGCATCGGCGGCACCATCCGCACCACGCTGAATCTCGCGGAGGAGCTCGCCGGACGCCATGAGGTGGAGATCGTCTCCGTGTTCCGGCACCGGGACGAGCCGCTGTTCGCGATCGACCCCCGCATCAGCGTCGTACCGCTCATCGACACCCGGTCCAAGTCGCCGACGAACGAGAAGAAGCACCCCCTCGCTCTCCAGCCCGCCGAGCACTTCCCTCTGCACGAGGCGCGGTTCAAGGAGTACAGCAAACTCTCCGACGAGCGGGTGCGCGACCACTACGCGACATCCGACGCGGACGTGGTCGTCGGGACCAGGCCGGGCCTCGTCGCCTATGCGTCCCGGTTCGCGCCCGAGCGCGCCGTGCTCATCGGCCAGGAGCACATGACGCACAACCACCACAAGGCGGAGCTGCGCGCCGAGATGCGTGAACACCTCGCCGCGCTCGACGCCTTCGTGACCGTATCCGAAGGCGACGCGGCCGTGTGGCGCGAGCGGATGCCGCTGCCCGACACCCGGATACTGGCCATCCCCAACAGCGTGCCCGAGCCCCCGGTCCCGCCGTCGGACGGGACCGGCAGGACGATCGTGGCGGCCGGCAGGCTGGCCGGCGAGAAGCAGTACGACGTGCTCATCGAGGCTTTCGGCAAGGTCGTCGCCGAACGTCCCGACTGGGAGTTGCGGATCTACGGCTGGGGCAACCAGGGGGACAAGCTCCGCCGGCTGGCCGACCGCCTAGGCCTCTACAACTGCGTCCACTTCATGGGTCCGCACTCACCGATCGAGCCGGAGTGGGCCAAGGGCGCGATCGCCGCCTCCACCTCGCGGCACGAGTCCTTCGGTATGACCCTGGTCGAAGCGATGCGCTGCGGACTGCCCGTGGTGAGTACCGACTGCGACTACGGGCCGCGGGAGATTCTGCAGGACGGGACCGACGGACTGCTGGTACCCGTCGGCGATGTCGAGGCGGTGGCGAAAGCGCTGGTACTCCTCATCGACGACGAGGAGTTGCGGCGCAGCATGGGGGCCGCGGCGATGCGCAACGCCCGGCGGTTCAGCCCGGAGCGGGTCGCCGAGCGGTACGAGGAACTGTTCGCCGAGCTACGTGTCCGAGCCGACGAGCGAACCGGCGCCCGTGCTCGCGTGGGCACCCGCGTCGGCACCGGTGATGCCACGCGAGCCGGTGCGGACGATACGTCCGCACCGGCTGCCGTGACCGGTGCCCGTGCCGTGCCTGCCGTGCCTGAAAGGGGCGCCTTCGGCGCCGAGAAGGCACCCAGGACCCCGGTTGTCGACTGCACCGCCGGTGCGGACGGCACGCTCCGCTTCAGCACCGCTCCCGGCTCACCCGAGGTGAGCCGTCTGCTCTGCGTGAATGCGGCCGGTGAGGAGCGTGTGTACCCGTTCGCGGACGACGGCACCGCCACGGTCGGGGCGGCCGGGGAAGAGGAGTTCGCCGAGGGCGTCTGGGAGTGCTTCGCCGAACTGCCGCACACGGCGGGGCCGGTGCGGCTGCGCGCGCGTGCCCTGGACCTGCGCGCTGCGATGCGCGCGGGGGAGCGGGTCGGTCCCGTCCGGCATCTGCTCCCCTACGCGGGCCGGAATGACAAGCTGCTCGGCTTCCGGGCGTGGCTGCGCCCCGCTCACGCCGAAGTGGACACCGTCACCGTCGTCGGCGGCGCCATCACCCTCGACGGGCACATGGCCGGAGTCGCCGCTTCCGAAGGTGCCGCCGGCGAGCCCCGACTGCTGCTCCGTCGGCGCGGTGAGCCGGCCGAACTCGTCTTCCCCGGTCGCAGCCGTGGCAGCGGGCACTTCCGATTCCGCTTCCCGCTCGACGACCTGGTCGCCCGGCTGTACGAGGCGAACGAGGTGTGGGATCTGTATGTCCGGTACACACCCGGTTCAGATCCGGTGAAACTCGCGAAGGTCTTGGACGACGTCGTCGCCAAGGCCGGTGTCTTCACCTATCCGGTGAGCAGACTGCCGAAGGCGGGCTCGTCCGGCCTTTTCGCGCGGAATGTCGCCCGGGCCATGCGCTGGATGCGTCGGACTTCCCCGAAGCCTGTGACGGTGCGTGTCTATTACGTAGCGGCGAATGACCTGGCCATCAACGTCGTCGACGGCCAGCTGTGA
- the obgE gene encoding GTPase ObgE, whose amino-acid sequence MTTFVDRVELHVAAGNGGHGCASVHREKFKPLGGPDGGNGGRGGDVILTVDQSVTTLLDYHHSPHRKATNGKPGEGGNRSGKDGQDLVLPVPDGTVILDGQGNVLADLVGHGTTYVAAQGGRGGLGNAALASARRKAPGFALLGEPGDAGDIVLELKTVADVALVGYPSAGKSSLISVLSAAKPKIADYPFTTLVPNLGVVTAGSTVYTIADVPGLIPGASHGRGLGLEFLRHVERCSVLVHVLDTATLESDRDPVSDLDVIEEELKQYGGLDDRPRIVVLNKIDIPDGQDLADMIRPDLEERGYRVFEASAVARTGLKELSFALADIVAKARAAKPKEEATRVVIRPKAVDDAGFTVTQEEDGLFRVRGEKPERWVRQTDFNNDEAVGYLSDRLNRLGVEEQLMKAGARAGDGVAIGPEDNAVVFDWEPTMMAGAEMLGRRGEDHRFEAPRPAAQRRKDRDAERDEAQREYDDFEPF is encoded by the coding sequence ATGACCACCTTCGTGGACCGCGTCGAGCTGCATGTCGCCGCGGGTAACGGAGGCCACGGCTGTGCCTCCGTGCACCGGGAGAAGTTCAAACCGCTCGGGGGCCCCGACGGGGGCAACGGCGGGCGCGGCGGCGATGTGATCCTCACCGTCGACCAGTCCGTGACCACGCTGCTCGACTACCACCACTCTCCGCATCGCAAGGCCACCAACGGCAAGCCCGGAGAGGGCGGCAACCGTTCCGGCAAGGACGGCCAGGACCTGGTGCTGCCGGTACCGGACGGCACCGTCATCCTCGACGGCCAGGGCAATGTGCTCGCCGACCTGGTCGGGCACGGCACGACCTATGTCGCGGCCCAGGGCGGTCGCGGCGGGCTCGGCAACGCCGCGCTGGCCTCCGCGCGGCGCAAGGCGCCCGGCTTCGCGCTGCTCGGCGAGCCCGGGGACGCCGGTGACATCGTGCTGGAGCTCAAGACCGTCGCTGACGTGGCCCTCGTCGGCTACCCCAGCGCCGGAAAGTCCTCCCTGATCTCCGTGCTCTCCGCGGCCAAGCCCAAGATCGCCGACTACCCCTTCACCACGCTCGTGCCGAACCTGGGTGTGGTGACGGCGGGTTCCACCGTCTACACCATCGCCGACGTGCCGGGCCTGATCCCGGGCGCCAGCCACGGCCGTGGCCTCGGTCTTGAGTTCCTGCGGCACGTAGAGCGCTGCTCCGTGCTGGTGCACGTCCTGGACACGGCGACCCTGGAGTCCGACCGCGATCCGGTGTCCGACCTCGATGTCATCGAGGAGGAGCTGAAGCAGTACGGCGGTCTCGATGACCGGCCGCGGATCGTGGTCCTCAACAAGATCGACATCCCGGACGGCCAGGATCTCGCGGACATGATCCGCCCGGATCTGGAGGAGCGCGGCTACCGCGTCTTCGAGGCGTCCGCTGTGGCCCGTACGGGACTGAAGGAGCTGTCCTTCGCGCTGGCAGACATCGTCGCCAAGGCGCGCGCCGCCAAGCCCAAGGAGGAGGCGACCCGTGTCGTCATCAGGCCGAAGGCCGTGGACGACGCCGGCTTCACGGTCACGCAGGAGGAGGACGGTCTGTTCCGGGTGCGCGGCGAGAAGCCGGAGCGCTGGGTGCGTCAGACGGACTTCAACAACGACGAGGCAGTCGGCTATCTGTCGGACCGGCTGAACCGCCTCGGTGTCGAGGAGCAGCTGATGAAGGCCGGTGCCCGTGCGGGTGACGGTGTGGCCATCGGCCCCGAGGACAACGCCGTGGTCTTCGACTGGGAGCCCACGATGATGGCGGGGGCCGAGATGCTCGGCCGTCGAGGCGAGGACCACCGCTTCGAGGCCCCGCGGCCCGCGGCTCAGCGCCGCAAGGACCGGGATGCGGAGCGGGACGAGGCGCAGCGCGAGTACGACGACTTCGAACCGTTCTGA
- a CDS encoding acyltransferase, whose translation MNYRVQPTAQVDDTAEIGAGSSVWELAQIREGARLGEGCVIGRGAYVGTGVRMGDNCKLQNYALVYEPAELGDGVFIGPAVVLTNDHNPRSVDPDGKQKRGGDWEAVGVKIADGASIGARSVCVAPISIGRWAMVAAGAVVTKDVPDFALVVGVPARQIGWVGHSGARLHEREGEPGLWECPRTGALYREKDGLLEEHTR comes from the coding sequence GTGAACTACAGGGTCCAGCCCACCGCCCAGGTCGACGACACCGCCGAGATCGGTGCCGGCAGCAGCGTGTGGGAGCTCGCGCAGATCCGCGAGGGCGCGCGCCTCGGCGAGGGCTGCGTGATCGGGCGCGGCGCCTACGTCGGCACGGGTGTGCGCATGGGGGACAACTGCAAGCTGCAGAACTACGCCCTCGTCTACGAGCCTGCGGAGCTCGGTGACGGGGTGTTCATCGGCCCCGCCGTCGTGCTCACCAACGACCACAACCCGCGGTCCGTCGACCCCGATGGCAAGCAGAAGCGCGGCGGTGACTGGGAGGCCGTGGGCGTGAAGATCGCCGACGGGGCGTCGATCGGCGCGCGCTCGGTGTGCGTGGCCCCGATCAGCATCGGCCGCTGGGCGATGGTCGCCGCGGGCGCCGTGGTGACCAAGGACGTGCCCGACTTCGCTCTGGTCGTCGGCGTCCCCGCCCGGCAGATCGGCTGGGTCGGCCACTCCGGCGCTCGGCTGCACGAGCGCGAGGGCGAACCGGGTCTCTGGGAGTGCCCGCGAACCGGGGCACTGTACAGGGAGAAGGACGGCCTCCTGGAGGAGCACACCCGCTGA